The Chanodichthys erythropterus isolate Z2021 chromosome 5, ASM2448905v1, whole genome shotgun sequence sequence tttaaaatgttatgggCTGTACCTGGGAGgctttttaagtaaataatttaaaaaaaagattgtcATGTCAATTCATTCACAACTTTGATGGCAGCTTAATTAGAACAAGCTTTCACTAGCTTAATTTTTAGCTTTTGGAGACTTTCTTCACCAAATACTACAGATATcacttgaaaaatgttttttcctaACACACCACTCACTAAACTCTCTTTATAGTGTCAGTATGTGGTTCCTCCCAGTGACGACCTCTTGACTCCTCTGAGCTACActgtattacatttttagcaTTCAGATGCAGTGTGAGAGGTTTGTGGCTCCTACACTCAGGTTATAAGAGCGGAATAGACTGGTGTTGCATTGCCCAAGACATTCAACATTAACGTGTCAGCATTGGCACTTTTAGGCTTTTGCTATTAACTCAAACCATCCCGATGAACCTCCTTGTAAGGCTTTTCAATTGCATGATTTTAATTGACAATTGTTAGTATAGATTGCTATTGTCATTCtcatatttggtaacacttaaggtCCCATTAGATAATGCATTAACAAGCAATGGATtgttacagcatttattaatctttgttaacattaaaaacacagtggGGCATTAATTGAAGTTACTTCAGGTCCATTAAGTATTAACGGATAGAAATTGTGATTTTAGTAAGTGTTGAAATTAAGATCAATAAGTGCTTCAGTAGTTTTCATTGTTCATCTTAACTAATGGAACCTTATTATAAATTGTTACATCAAATTTTAAGTAAGACTATATATGCAAAGTTctgaaaactttattttttctaataCCCTTGTGTCATAAGTGTACATGTTTGCTGTAAGGCAGTTTATTCTTTGTCACATGTCTGCATTTGCGTATAAATGATAATATACAATGCAAGTaccaaaatcaaaatttaacaatGCATACATCAAAAATCTACTTCACCAGTGTCTGTAAGTTTTCCCACAAATTTAAAATgaagtataaaaaaaacaaaacctgtACAAAAAGTCATGCCatatgaaaacattacatttgaaTCCAAAATATTAACAAGTATGGTTACTGTTAAAGCATTTGTAAATAGCAATATATTTTAAGGCTCGTTTCCATTCACACATTTCTGCTGCTGTGTTCGACTTGTTCTCAAGGCCTCTAGCTGCTTGGCTTTCATCCAGCCCTCTCTAGAGAGTGTGTTCTGCCCGTGACTTAATGACAGCAACCTGAAACAGAATACAAATTGGTATTTAATTTGCTTATGGTTAACAGAACTAGATTAGCTGCAAAAAGGCAATTAAAATCTCACCTCGCAACAACCAGCAATCTATGAAGGTCTTCCGCAGACATACTCTGAGGGTCATCTTTTCGCATTTCAACAAAGTCCTCTTCTACTGCCTACAGATCAAGACCATAAACCATGAAACAAGTGCTGAATCTGAAACATAGTACTCTTAGGCCGcgtgtccaccaaagcattttttccagctgctagcgtACTTTTTCAATCGTTTTCAATGGGAGCGCTGCGTTTTTTTAAACGCCAGGAGCGTAACGAGGCGTtgagcgtctttttcacgctcaagcaCCGACAGCTCGGCGTTTTGTAccggtcgcctcgagttgaagaatgttcaactttgagtaaaacgctgcgctcatcactgtcactttttagccagccatccaatcagagtggaggaggggcgggacaaatacaactccgaccaactgtcacattcttgctgtacaaacagaaacaaagtggatgagaaattaatatttctggTCTCCaaacatacatagcaagtaattccacattgtgtgaacatttttagtctgaaacaaattacctgcaacagtgacgcggatattccgtatcatagcaacaaagcgtctcaacgggaaaaaacgctgcgctgcagaagcgctctcaagcgctcacagatAGGCGTTTTAAGCTGAGagcctagcgttttcagctggctaaaaacgctttggtggacacactgCCTTACTCTGCTTTTACCTTATTTTTCTATGGTAGAAACAGTAAGAGTAGTATGCAGTTCAGcaaagacatttacatttacatttgacatttatgcatttggcagacacttttatccaaagcgacttacattgcattattttatacatttgtatctgagtatgtgcaatccctgggatcgaacccatgaccttggcattgctagtgccatgctctaaccactgagctacaggaaagctttaatCATCATAAACATCTGGACAATCAGAGACAAAATCCTGACCTTTGTGATCTCATCTGAAATGGTGTAGTTCAGGGCACGTGCCATGCTCAGATACATGCGATACTTGTTGAGCTGAGATGGAACCTGCGCCACCTGCACCGCGCTCAAGTACTCCTCCAGGTTAGGTGGATTAAGGGTGGGTCGTAGGTGAACCTGACAGTCAGACTGAGAAAGCAGAGAAGAAAGTCTCTTCAAAACCTCATTTAAATGTTGCTTTTTCTACTGtggaatgtttttgaaatgacTCTGATATTTCAAATTCTCATTTGTAGAAATGCCAAGCCATTAAAGAGTCATGAAACTGCCCCTGCTAAACCTTTAGTgcctttttaaactttataaaatacTGTGTATCGAGCTTTCATGCCATTAAATAAGTGGCTCGTCCTGCCCTCTCCCTCTAATGTCCTTTCGATAGAATTGCCACCATAGCAACTAGAGAGCTGACATACAGGAATAGCACAGCACATTCCACAGGCTGTTAGCATCACGGCAAAGCCACGATAAGAGCCCAGCCAGGGAGCTGACGACAACCATGTGGACTGTAATGGAAATACTAGGCCATCTTTACAACTGCACGATGGAAACTCCCATGGGAGAGGCATTCAACCCAAGTCATTTCCACCTGTTGGAAATTAAGATGTCGGTCTCTCTAATTCGCCCCCAAATACATGTgggtaatattttaataataaaacgcTGAAAGAGACCCAGGCCTGATGTTCTTACCGGGAGGAGCGATCGGCCCTCGGATGCGATAAGCACGTTAATATTGCAGGGGAATTCCATCTGGTGGTAGTTGAAGTCGTAATCAACCTTCTGCCAGGAGATCAGGTTCCCCAGCGCAGTGATATTCCGCACACCTACACCCGGAACAGACAGCACACAAAGCCTTGTGTATCTAAGATAAATGCACTGAACAACAGAGCAATGCAGTCTAAAAGTAAATGCCAGCTGCTTTAGAAAAGGATGTTTACACTTCCTTCTAGCATTAACGGTCTCTGACAGAGGCTGGATGATGAGTGTACTGATATAAACAGAGAATGTCAAGACTATTGATGAAGACTCAATTCGAAAGGCAATCCAAAGTTAAGACTGCTCATGCCTGCTTAAAATTCAGTGTACTGATGCAATGCTAAATTATGCCTGCTCTGTCCTGCCTCATCCCTCAGTATCAAAGCATAGTTGTGatagtgtaaatgcatttatgccacCTTTGAGCAGCATTAAAAAGTCTGTGAAGACACCTAAATGCCACTTCAGAAGTACTTTCTATGCCACTCCTGTAGTGTAAATTTGGCAAAAGAACAACTAAGTCTATGCACATCTCATTATGAATATAAATACTTTTAGAAACAGGAATACATGCATGTATCAAAACCACAAGCACCCACTTCCTGACAGACAAACTACTGTTCATACACTAGAGTCCAAAAGTTTGAGATCATGATTTCTTTAAATTTATACAGCTTTtaaaattacacattatttattCAGTTAGTGGACAAACATTTCAGAATGTCTCAGAATATTAGTCTCTTTTGCCACTGTCAAAAGAACTCAAGCTGCATAAACTCCACAGGTTTGTGTAAAACCTGATAATCATGTTCTCCAACATGATGAGAACAATGCATTGTCATGCATTGTCAGTCCGAATTAATGCAACACGATTTCAGATTCTGAAAGCTGTTTTTGAAAGTTCTAAAAGTCAATCTAAACTTTGCAATCTGATTCacatattcatttaaatgtgcatTACATGTGTTCTGAACTAAATTTCAGCACATTTGCAGTTCCCAGTCACCGTGTACAGAAATGGAGAAAACTACTGCAAGAATGTCACTGTGTGGATGACTTGATGCTTTGATGTCATATCTAAAAAAATCTATATCAGTAAACATGTAGCAAATATTCTGTCTCCTTCAAATAATATGCATGTTTTCAAGAAGCATAGTGACACATGCATCACAGCACTGTGCATGTGCATAATTTCAATTGGATTGAGGTGTTTGCATTAATTCTTTTCAGTCCGACTGAGCCATAAAGAAGATTATAAAAGGATTATAGGTTGCATGTAAATGTAGCCTATGTGGTCTCAGACTTTAGGACTCCTATTGTCTTGTCTAGTCTGCACACTACTTTTCACTGCTATAATCAGTGCTCTCACCTGTGGTATCCAGTTGGCCCTGCTCCAGCTGTGTCTCATCCAGAAACAGTGACGTGTTATTGGCCAGCTGAAGAGTTCCACTCACCAGGCGGTTAGCCGTGTAATCTTTCCGGGGCACCATGCGTTGGTTGTTCATATTGTGCAGACTCATGCATAGCCGGAATGACTACCAAGAAAGGGGAATTAAAatttaatagtagtagtagtagtagtagtagtagtaatggCAGCTTctattattacagtatttaatCAATTATTTCTATGAGAGAAGTAATATAATTCGAAGATACATCAAGTGACTTACAGATGGCATGAGCTGTTGGATGACCTTGTAGAGATGCTCGGTGTATGGAGAGCTGTGAGGACAGCCGCTGAGATTCAATGTGAATTTGCCCAAAGGAAGAACATCCCGTCTGCTGTATCTAAAATTAAGACACAGTGCAAACTTCAAGATGTGTAGTCTAGACTGTGGACTGTGGGTAAGTTTGTTTGCGTAAGAAACATGTCACTGTGGAAAATGATCATAATATCTAGCAAATAGGTGGCATAGGACTTTCCAAAGTATACATTGTAAATGCTTAAATTAGTGCCATAAATTAAACGGGGATGCATGCTACAGAAAGTCATACTTCAGACATGCAACAAAGCCACTCGAAATGAGAAACGTACACATTGGAGATGAGATGTAGAATGAGGTACTCTGCAGCAAGGGAATCCCCCAACAGGACATGTGTGAGGAAGGTGAGCAGCTCTGCTCTGACTGAAGCCAGTTCCCCATGAACACTGCTTAAATCTGAAGACAGGATACACAGACATGGTTGTCAAAATACAAAATGTCTATAGTCGATGCTAATACTAAAAATTCACACCTCTATCTACCAACTTTGATACCACAAAAAATGTTATTGTAATaagaataaaaaattataataataaatttcataataaaagtattttcataataaaatacTTCATAATGTCATAATAAAAGGATTAGTACATGTTCAAGTAAATAGTCAGAAATTAAGAACAATGATTttctttgtgtattttttttttaatattgacaAGACTTTAATCTTCTTGTCAATATAATGTCATTAATATTAAATGGTAATAGAAAGTTGCAGCTCTGCTCAACTGCATTTACACCAATGTTGTTACTTATATTAAAAATCACTTTTCGTTAATTGAAATaccactgaaataaaataaattattagatgaaaaatttaaacctaaaaaatttaaattagaaACGTTGCTTTGGTAAGGTGGTGCATTGCTGCCACATACATAATATTAATTATGTCGTAATAATGAGACATTATGTCATTAATACAACATCTTTACAATAATGAGATATTATGCCACTAAAACAGCATCTTTTCTCGTAATAACAAGATATTCATATTAGGTCAATAATGAGGTGTTATgtcattaaaattacattttgtacgTGACGTGTACACGACATTACATCTTATTACGAGATGTATATGGCAGCAATGCGCTACTGTactttggcaactaactgaaattaaataagtttaagtacaaaaatgactaaaactgaaatatagaTTAAAgcaaaattgaaaaataataaaataaaattattaaaactttaattaaaatgaaaactaaaaaccTAAGTTAAAATTCagataattattaaatactgtaatataaaatatgctacattacattatattcatTCTTGTGAGCTGCGTAACATGGATTCGTTCATTCAATAGTATTCATGCGCCAAAATAGAAAGTTATGTAGAGTGTGACACAGGGGAAGGTCTCGAAGAAATACAAATGCAAGAGTTCACAGGAGATGCATTTGAAATGCATGATAATGCCAGGTGTAAACGGTAAAGCATCTTGGCTGCCCACCTGTGATCGAATCACTAAAAACGCACCAGTTGAAAACAGGCTTGATTTCCTGGATATTGCATTTAATTTGCGGTCGAGACTCACAGAACTTCTGGGCAAAGTCGAATGTCTGCtattaaaagtatataaataatactaaaaacaACACTGATTTACACTGCAAGACCTAATTCACTGATCCATAAGAGTGATGTCTTACAGTCTCCATTATTCTCCAAGGCACTAGAGGGCAGTAGTGGGTTGTTGTGCACTAGAGGCTGGGCATAAAGCATGTGCAGTCGTGGTACAAGGGATGCTGGCGGGCTGTGAACTCTTTGCTCCTCCACAGTCTCCATGCCTTCTGTGGGGTCAAGCAGTGAAGACGCCTCTCTGAAAGCATGAAACAAACAATATATTACAGTTTAATCATAGAGAATCTCCTATTGCAATTACAGCCATCAAAAAAGGCTGCAGATTACCTTTCATCTGCAATCACACTCAAGGCAGGGTCCACAGAAAGGATGCCAAATACTTCCAACATGTCATTCAGTTTGAAACTGTCCCAGTTCTCATATACCTGCCAATTACAGAAGATGGCCAAGTTACACGACTGTCTGTGTAGGTGGGGAACAATCCAATGGAGCAAACCATCATATTATATCAAGCAAATTACAATGTTAACATGTGCCTGCTCAAGACAACTTGATTATAGTGTTAGTCTAAAAAgtatgcattaaaaatgacaacctacaaaaaaaaaaaaaaatttaattgaatgtCTGTCAAGATGATGGTTTAAGAGTTTAAAATGAAGGACCAGTTAAACCTTAACAAGGCAGGCTGGGCCCTTTTCTTCAGGCAAAGGGAAGTTGAGGTCCAGACTGGATGTGCAGTGTGTTGGGGACGAGTCCTGACTGGGGGCTTTTGTCTCCTGACGCTTCGGCTCCATGTTGCCATGAGACTCCACAAAGCTGTGAGCTCCTGTTTgaagaaaaatgtcaaattttaaATCTTGAACATGAACCCGTATACTTGATTGATTTAAAAATTTCCACACTCATtggaaattcatttttcagaccgataaagttaatttttcctTCTTACCTTGACTGACATCTTTCATCTGTTGGGGCTGTGTGTCCATATCATCGTCTTCCTCATAGCTGCGCTTATGCCTGTTCGGGACATAGGAAGTGGAGGGCACCACTCGAGCCTGACTGGTGCCGGCGTAGATGTTCTGAGCCGTTAAGGATAGATGAACTACCATATTGGTCAATAAGGATGAAGAGAAACCACCAATAATATTTGGTGAGAACGCTGGTAGAATCCTAAGTGTAAACAAGATAGTTCTTTGGTTCTTATAAAGGATATTTCCTTGACCCACTGAGATTCTCCCGGGATGGGGACACAATAAAACGTCTGTCTCTCTGATGTCACTGTGTTTCTTGAGTTAAAGTCCACCTGCTGATATAAAGTCCAGTTGCTTATgtctatttaaagggttagtttacccaaaaatgaaaattctgtcattaattactcatcctcaagtcgttccaaacccataagacctcagttcatcttcagagcagaaataaagatatttttgattaaatctgagatttctgtccccccatctacacaactaccactttgactcTTAAAAAAGTTCATTAAGCGATTGTAAAACTTTCActttagaaaatttggactaaaccgctcaattcatacaAATTAGTTTTAGcatctctttatgaacatttttgaagcgtcaaagtggtagttgcgtagctgtctattGAAAgacatcttcatttgtgttccaaagatgaacaaaaatctTAAAGGTTTGGAATGTCATGAGGATATTCATGTTCTCacccatttttgggtgaactatccctttaaaggtgccattgaattgaaaattgaatttacctcggcatagttgaataacgacttcagtacatggaaatgacatacagtgagtctcaaactccattgtttcctccttcttatataaatctcatttgtttaaaagacctccgaagaacaggcgaatctcaacataagttacgtaacagtcgggctgtacgcccccaatatttgcatatgccagcccatgatcccaacattatgaaaggcattagacaagggcagccagtattaacatctggatctgcacaggtgaatcaacagactaggtaagcaagcaaggacaatagcgaaaaatggcagatggagcaataataactgacatgatccatgatatgatatttttagtgatatttgtctttctaaatgtttcgttagcatgttgctaatgtactgttaaatgtggttaaagttaccatcgtttcttactgtattcacggagacaagagccgtcactattttcatttttaaacacttgcagtctgtataattcataaacacaacttcattctttataaatctctccaacagtgtagcattagccgttagccacggagcacagcctcaaactcattcaaaaatcaaatgtaaacatccaaataaacactgtacttacgcgattagacatgctgcatgacgaacactttgtaaagatccattttgagggttatattagctgtgtgaactttgtttatgcagtgatagagtcgagagctcgggaaggggcggagagcgcgtgatttaaaggggcagcagccctgaatcggcgcatttctaatgatgccccaaaattttttaaaaaaatctatggggtattttgagctgaaacttcacagacacattcaggggacaccttagacttatattacatcttataaaaaacgttcaatggcacctttaaaggaagCTGCACAGACccaaaataaaatcttttttgaTGTACTTTGTCATGTCAGTTTCTCAACTACCCTCTGAGGGCATTTGCAAATATGCTATTGGAAGACACTTTAATCAGAAGAAACTTACACTGCATTGATAGCACACATTTTTACCATTTAATGCATGTTCAGTTCATAAAGATttgaacccactatcttggTGTTGCTttgctctactgtttgagcttCAGGAAAGCACACAGAAGAAGTGCTTTTCCACACTTttgttttaaaagtaatttaaaaaaatatatttttgataaaattcaCAAGTTCATGAACaaataaaagtttattaatgttaatggtTTGCtggtattgtttttttttttttaatagtgtgATTTTTGATCAATTGTATTGAATCAAATTAGGGTCAATTTGACCAAAACCATAAAAATCATACCCAGAATTTGAACATAAACATTTATACAAGGCTTAGTACATAAATGCATTGGTCTGTGCTCTTTGTTAGTTAACAAGGCAAATATTTACTCACCCCACACTCTGTGACATCTTTGTATTTTCCACATTTCACCTGCTGTGAGGACAGGTTTAGAAATTATTCAAACAGGccttttatctcaaaattccCAGGTGGAATTAATGGACTGTATTTATGTATACCATTATGTTTGAGAAAAAACCTGAGCGAATGGATTTTTAAATCAGACAGGTTTAGTAGTACTTACTTTAGAGTTTGATGTGGGATCACTCATCTCATAAACACCCATGAAAAATTCCGGATCAAACATATCTTGGACCATGCAACGGAATTTCACAAGACTATTAGGCTTCAGGTAGTGCAGGGGAACATCATTCAGAGATGGAACCTAGAAAAACCAGCAGATGAATGACATTAATAATTTCCAATAAAGTCTATTGCATGATATCTATGCCATCTGTCAAAACAAACCACTCCTCATATCAGAACAAAATTGACTGACCACTATACTAAAGACAAACACTTAGATTCCTTTACTTTTGCAAAAACATTGCACTAAGCTATTAACATGtgttaaaacactaaaaatacCAGAGCAGATATGATTTTAACACTTAACTTACCCATGTGTGAGCATCGTTAAGTTTCAGTTTCTCTTTGAAATACTCCACAACTTTCTTCTCCCAGTCTGGACTGGAGTGACTCTGGGCTGTAGGAACACAAAGCATAATCACCTTTTAGCATGGTTATTTACAGTATAATTCAGGTCAGTATATCCAAGttaaactttaaaaatcatAGCACATAATGATGATCACATGCTCCTCTTCGAAATGCGAATTAGTAGGACAAACACATTTTGACTGCTGCTTCTTACCGAACATCCCGTCAACGACACCCAGTGGATTATTGATCCAGTCGTGAACCGTAGGCATCGCTGCAGGATTAAGAAACTCACAAAAGTTAAAACTAATACTGTTTTGACAAGAACTACAACAAGCACGTTCCAGAGTTCAGCGCCGCACAATACGCCGTGGCGGGAAAATTGCGTCATAAAAACGACCATGTGACCAGGGGGCATGTTTGCTTCGCTACTGTCTAGTCGACGAAGACTAGACAGTAGTTCACCGATAGTGGCTTTAGTAAACAAAGTAGCAATTAGTCAAACCCTTTCTACAAAcaatgtttatattaaagtagatattaaataattatataaaatataattcagaattatatataaatattaagttACAATAAGTGAGTTAGTTATGTTCAAGAACCAAGATGATTGATGAATTCAGAGTGTTTCCAGAAAATTCTTTTTGAAATTTGGCATTTATTCAACCATTCGAGTAAGAAGTTGTTGTACATGTTtgtacatattttatgtaaatatttattagCGTTTTGCTTTCTAGCATCATgactgtttttaaaagaaaacgaAAGAAATTAAACTATCGACGTTGTTTGTCGTTGATTACTTTTGCCTTAGGACGTCAACGTGACGCAAATCTGTATGTCAAGCACTAGTCATCAGAGTCGACGACCGAATGAACCTTTCAGACGATCAATGAAAGCACAGATCTGTGAAAATCCAGCGTACCCCTTTATCTCCACAGTGACGAACCAGGAAGTGTTGTAAAAAAGCTCTGCCTGTTCCGACTGGAGGACAAGCTACGtgtaatattttattgaaaatggcTGATAGGAAAGCCAATAACATCCCTAACAGCGGCTCAAATCTGCTGTTTTCAGGAGCACCGGAGTTCAACTTCAGCCTGCCGTTCTTACCGGTCAGTCAGGCCACCGGCCCGGCGGTTTTATCTGGAGGTGAGCTTATAAAGTCTTCAAATGAGCTGCTTTACGTGGCTAGTGATGTTAGCTTTCCTCTTTTTTTCAGCTCAAAGGTCTCTGCTCTTTATGATAATTAGCTCATGATTTCTATAAGGTTATTTTACTCTTAAATCCAGTAAACAGAATTTCCCGTTTTTACTGTTGTCaaatattttatgaattttgtatttattttatttgtttgattaGTAAAGGAGAACAGTTGACGTTACACTCACTTTTATATACAGGGCAAATGTACACTAAACGGTAACGTTTTCAGTGTGAAATTAATCAGTTTTCATTACTATGATCTTAACTCAAAACTGCCATTTCGTTTCATCAGAATGATAAGATTTGCGTTACATTATCACCCACTGTCCCTGAAACCACCTGTCATCACaccaaaacataatttaaattacattatatattataggaACACATAAATATACATCTGCATCTTTTGAAGAACCATTACTAATATGTCCTGAAATGACAaggttcattttaaaaaatgccatATGCATTTGTCCTCATATGCTCTAACTGAtattgatgaaaacatttataaaatctgGAAATATCAAAGTCAGTCTTCATCCTGAAGCTCtattttcatattcatatttcacCTGTGAATAGATTAAAAACATCACAGCAAttgataataattttaatacatttgtattgctatttatttaattttttttaagcttagttttgtttttaattttgagGGTTTTTATTATTGCAGGAAGACAGATTCAATCCAGGCCAGTATTTATTATAGCCTGAGTGCTTTTTGTTATTATATTCCAACTAACCGAATAAATTAAGTTTGTGTATTTCTTTATACTAATAGTATAATATAAATAC is a genomic window containing:
- the mcmbp gene encoding mini-chromosome maintenance complex-binding protein isoform X2, which encodes MPTVHDWINNPLGVVDGMFAQSHSSPDWEKKVVEYFKEKLKLNDAHTWVPSLNDVPLHYLKPNSLVKFRCMVQDMFDPEFFMGVYEMSDPTSNSKQVKCGKYKDVTECGVDFNSRNTVTSERQTFYCVPIPGESQWVKEIYAGTSQARVVPSTSYVPNRHKRSYEEDDDMDTQPQQMKDVSQGAHSFVESHGNMEPKRQETKAPSQDSSPTHCTSSLDLNFPLPEEKGPACLVKVYENWDSFKLNDMLEVFGILSVDPALSVIADEREASSLLDPTEGMETVEEQRVHSPPASLVPRLHMLYAQPLVHNNPLLPSSALENNGDYLSSVHGELASVRAELLTFLTHVLLGDSLAAEYLILHLISNVYSRRDVLPLGKFTLNLSGCPHSSPYTEHLYKVIQQLMPSSFRLCMSLHNMNNQRMVPRKDYTANRLVSGTLQLANNTSLFLDETQLEQGQLDTTGVRNITALGNLISWQKVDYDFNYHQMEFPCNINVLIASEGRSLLPSDCQVHLRPTLNPPNLEEYLSAVQVAQVPSQLNKYRMYLSMARALNYTISDEITKAVEEDFVEMRKDDPQSMSAEDLHRLLVVARLLSLSHGQNTLSREGWMKAKQLEALRTSRTQQQKCVNGNEP
- the mcmbp gene encoding mini-chromosome maintenance complex-binding protein isoform X1, with the protein product MPTVHDWINNPLGVVDGMFAQSHSSPDWEKKVVEYFKEKLKLNDAHTWVPSLNDVPLHYLKPNSLVKFRCMVQDMFDPEFFMGVYEMSDPTSNSKQVKCGKYKDVTECGQVDFNSRNTVTSERQTFYCVPIPGESQWVKEIYAGTSQARVVPSTSYVPNRHKRSYEEDDDMDTQPQQMKDVSQGAHSFVESHGNMEPKRQETKAPSQDSSPTHCTSSLDLNFPLPEEKGPACLVKVYENWDSFKLNDMLEVFGILSVDPALSVIADEREASSLLDPTEGMETVEEQRVHSPPASLVPRLHMLYAQPLVHNNPLLPSSALENNGDYLSSVHGELASVRAELLTFLTHVLLGDSLAAEYLILHLISNVYSRRDVLPLGKFTLNLSGCPHSSPYTEHLYKVIQQLMPSSFRLCMSLHNMNNQRMVPRKDYTANRLVSGTLQLANNTSLFLDETQLEQGQLDTTGVRNITALGNLISWQKVDYDFNYHQMEFPCNINVLIASEGRSLLPSDCQVHLRPTLNPPNLEEYLSAVQVAQVPSQLNKYRMYLSMARALNYTISDEITKAVEEDFVEMRKDDPQSMSAEDLHRLLVVARLLSLSHGQNTLSREGWMKAKQLEALRTSRTQQQKCVNGNEP